A region from the Vicia villosa cultivar HV-30 ecotype Madison, WI linkage group LG3, Vvil1.0, whole genome shotgun sequence genome encodes:
- the LOC131658539 gene encoding agamous-like MADS-box protein AGL80, translated as MTTKKLKLAFIEKDIARKLAYKNRKNSLVKKVEELTTLCGIDACAIIYGPYDPQPEIWPSPSGVQNVISKFKTASEYEQRKKMVNQESFLKERISKAEKQLNKQWRDNKEKETTMLIFQCLNAGGIVPNDSSVAGLNDLALMIDKNLMEIGRRIEISDSNSNIHQSQGENQITTAQFDPPLPLLQPPPPPPPTVSDVDEVEMMSRLGWL; from the coding sequence ATGACTACAAAAAAGCTGAAGCTTGCTTTCATTGAGAAGGATATCGCAAGGAAATTAGCATACAAGAATAGGAAGAATAGTTTAGTGAAGAAGGTTGAGGAACTTACAACCCTTTGCGGTATCGATGCATGTGCCATTATTTATGGCCCCTACGATCCTCAACCTGAGATCTGGCCATCGCCGTCCGGAGTACAAAATGTGATTTCGAAGTTCAAGACAGCGTCTGAGTATGAACAAAGGAAAAAGATGGTAAATCAAGAGAGTTTTCTGAAAGAAAGGATTTCGAAGGCAGAAAAGCAACTTAATAAGCAATGGAGGGACAACAAAGAAAAGGAGACAACAATGCTCATATTTCAATGTCTTAATGCTGGGGGGATCGTGCCAAACGACAGCTCGGTGGCTGGTTTGAATGATCTTGCTTTGATGATTGATAAGAATCTGATGGAGATTGGCAGAAGGATAGAAATAAGTGATAGCAACAGTAATATTCATCAGAGCCAAGGTGAAAATCAAATCACAACCGCTCAATTTGATCCGCCACTGCCACTACTACAACCACCACCGCCACCACCACCAACAGTGTCTGATGTTGATGAAGTTGAAATGATGAGTAGGTTGGGATGGCTATGA